The Drosophila subobscura isolate 14011-0131.10 chromosome A, UCBerk_Dsub_1.0, whole genome shotgun sequence genome includes the window GCTCAGCCGCTGTCAATTGTCATCTTTGTCTCCGGCTTCACTGGCTCCTGCCTCTTGCTTTGAgtcctttcttttttgctgctgttccttctgGTTTCTCCTTGCTTAAGCGTGTGGAAAAATCGTTTCCActtcctgccgcctgctgcctgctccgcCTGCCCCCTCCTGCCCCCTTTGCCTGTCCTTTTGTTGCATCTTTTGCTCTAACCGCCTTTTTCCGCCTCTCTTTTCGCTCTCGTTGCAGGTTCTGCGTGGGCGATCGCTTCTATTTGTGCGAGAACAAAATACTCTGCGAGTACGACTATGAGGAGCGGCTGGTCTTCGCCTCGATGGCCAATCATCCGATGCTGAAGCGCCACGTCTCCTCGCTGGGCCAGGGCTCGCCCACTggcgctgctggtgcagcgGGCGCCACCGGCGGACTGCTCGGCGGCGGACCTGGTGGCGTGGCCAATggtggtgtgggcgtgggcgtgggcatggTCAATGGTCCGCGCACACCGGGCgatcacaacaacaacaatggaccACAGACGCCCACCGGTGGCGGTTCACCGTTTgcggccgctgcagctgccgccgccgccgctgcacaCATGAAGAATCAGCTGGGGGCGTCCAGCTAAAATAAAGCCCTGGGCATGGGCGGAGTTGGACCAGGTGTCGTCGGAGTGGGAGGAGTGGGTGTGCCCGGAAtgggtgttgctgctgctggccagcagcagttctACGGAGCCACGGGCTTTGGCttgcaccaacaacaacaacagcagcagcatcagcaacagcagcagcagcagcagcaacaccagcagcagcagcagcatcagcagcagcttatgggcctgggcctgggcctaggaggaggaggagcatctGGATCCATTGGaggtgcagcaggagcaggcggcggaggagcagcaggcggaggcgTTGGCAGCATGGGAAGCAGCTGCAAGCGCTACCAAAGAAAGTTTTACAATCGCAActgaacgagagagagagagagagaaaacagaagATAGGAGAAGAGAAGACGATGCCACAGGATGTGGGCATAAGGGAATGACGAAtgaatggagtggagtccgATACTTCAATCTTCGGTTTGCTTTTTTTGACTGAGTTCAAGCTTAATTAGAGTTCTAGTTTCTAGTGTTTTTTTCACTCGATTAAgttgtgccacacacacacacacaaacacacaaacacacatacaacaaTCACTTGCTGAATGGCTTGCAAATTAAGTTTTTCCCCCCAACTGAATATGGGGCGGAGCAATCGTTTcgttatttaagatctgtacATAATTTAATTGCTAAAACTGTTGAACACTAGaagtatgttttttttggcattttttttttattttttatttctattgtGTGTCCGAGTGTGTACCACTGCGTATGGGTATATTCGTATTCATAATTCATATTCATAACTCATCATATtgatatatgtgtatatgtaataattattttagttttacaCGCTCGAAGCGTGCGGtgccaaaataaattcaaagcagtgccaaaaaaacaaaaaagtcaaGAGAAGAACGCAtacaaaaaggaagagaggaatggcaggctggcaggctggcaggcaggttCTATGCCCCCACCGATTGAACACAGAAATCCAGCCGCGCCGCATCTCGCCACAATGCTGCGCCTATGCCGAGGGAGGGGCTTGGCAACAAAAACGTTTTGACTTTTGATAATGTGTAAATATTgaagaaacaaaatagaaaaacaaaacattctCTGCACACGACTATACGActatacaaacacacaacatacGAGCGGAGGAtattacataaatacatacataaatacatacatctacatatgcatacatacatatatgatttTTGTTCTGATTCCATTTTAAGTCTGTTAGAGCAACATTGTTGATTATTATTTAAGTTTAGTTTAGTGCGAGGCTAACCATAGCGGATACCGAAAGATGTATAGACatgagagacacacagacagacagacagacagacagagtggGAGAGTCGAGGTGGTGCAGAGTCGATGATGGGTTGTCCTCcaatcgagagagagagagagccgcaaTCGAAACCTAAACTAGCGTTGAATGTAAAGATTTGTGTATCTATATAGAATATGTGTATAACCGATAACCAACAAGTGAAACTAGTTACAATATATCTATAAAAAGCAAGCAACTGTATTTATTAATCCCtacatattacattttttttttgtgcgcgcatccaattaaataatattcgaTAATCGGCTATAGTTAGTgtccactgtgtgtgtgtcgcggaacacacacgcacccctCCCCAGAACTAGCAAATATAAAGTATGTATCTAGAGTGTAAGGATGTAGATCCACGGATCGAGTGGGcgtgggaggaggagcaggagaaacCAAAGTGTGTGTat containing:
- the LOC117900079 gene encoding developmental protein eyes absent-like — its product is MGGVGPGVVGVGGVGVPGMGVAAAGQQQFYGATGFGLHQQQQQQQHQQQQQQQQQHQQQQQHQQQLMGLGLGLGGGGASGSIGGAAGAGGGGAAGGGVGSMGSSCKRYQRKFYNRN